Proteins found in one Promicromonospora sukumoe genomic segment:
- a CDS encoding DUF6924 domain-containing protein — MSNCAARIDPPVDELDLSGVLLRTDYTDDDRFTKVLADSRRPAGAHGVYGAKLLVVEDPCLARITPEQIIELVDVEDFAFVADARSMVDSTLLVVDLFEDSDTYLTAFRVIPEAVFVVEANLVLANLDFADLLDVAGSDGVFRETFGL; from the coding sequence GTGAGCAACTGCGCAGCGCGGATCGACCCACCGGTCGACGAGCTCGACCTGTCCGGTGTCCTGCTGCGGACCGACTACACCGACGACGACCGCTTCACGAAAGTGCTCGCCGATTCCCGGCGGCCGGCAGGGGCGCACGGCGTCTACGGGGCGAAGCTCCTGGTCGTCGAGGACCCATGTCTGGCCAGGATCACTCCGGAGCAGATCATCGAGCTGGTCGACGTCGAAGACTTCGCCTTTGTCGCGGACGCGCGATCAATGGTCGACAGCACTCTTCTGGTCGTGGACCTGTTCGAGGACTCCGACACCTACCTGACCGCATTTCGCGTCATCCCGGAGGCGGTCTTCGTCGTGGAGGCGAACCTCGTTCTCGCGAACCTTGATTTCGCCGATCTGCTGGACGTCGCCGGCTCCGATGGTGTCTTTCGGGAGACGTTCGGGCTCTGA
- a CDS encoding HAAS signaling domain-containing protein, protein MTTTPEFPPIVDAYLADLDRALASADPRERAETVAAVREHAAEALARHGWDDASASRVLDELGPVDAIAAEVTPAPTPAAPVPAPAKFEATDVVLPILAVVLWPLAPVTLVWAIVRLRAAVGNRGLQWLTIVLSAIPTVGGIVLLLLHNLSLLGR, encoded by the coding sequence ATGACCACCACCCCCGAGTTCCCGCCGATCGTCGACGCCTACCTCGCCGACCTCGACCGCGCCCTGGCCTCCGCCGATCCCCGCGAGCGCGCGGAGACCGTGGCGGCAGTACGTGAGCACGCCGCCGAGGCGCTCGCACGGCACGGCTGGGACGACGCCTCGGCCAGCCGCGTGCTCGACGAGCTGGGCCCCGTCGACGCCATCGCGGCCGAGGTGACGCCCGCCCCGACACCCGCCGCTCCAGTACCTGCCCCGGCGAAGTTCGAGGCCACCGACGTGGTGCTGCCGATCCTCGCCGTCGTGCTCTGGCCGCTGGCACCGGTCACCCTCGTGTGGGCGATCGTCCGGCTGCGCGCCGCGGTGGGAAACCGGGGTCTGCAGTGGCTCACGATCGTGCTCAGCGCCATCCCCACGGTCGGCGGCATCGTGCTCCTGCTGCTGCACAACCTGAGCCTTCTCGGCAGGTGA
- a CDS encoding PadR family transcriptional regulator, giving the protein MIPTSDMVLTQFRKGVVEYCVLACLRSGPAYGLELAERLGTDSTLLTSEGTLYPLLSRLRQQNWVTTTQVPSAVGPPRRYYEITDEGRAALDTFTATWSRFTADVRTTLES; this is encoded by the coding sequence ATGATACCGACGTCGGACATGGTGCTGACGCAGTTCCGCAAGGGAGTCGTGGAGTACTGCGTGCTGGCCTGCCTGCGCTCCGGGCCGGCCTACGGGCTCGAGCTCGCCGAACGCCTCGGCACGGACAGCACCCTGCTGACCAGCGAGGGAACGCTGTACCCGCTGCTGTCGCGCCTGCGTCAGCAGAACTGGGTCACCACCACCCAGGTGCCCTCCGCGGTGGGTCCTCCGCGCCGGTACTACGAGATCACCGACGAGGGCCGGGCGGCGCTCGACACCTTCACCGCCACCTGGTCCCGTTTCACGGCAGACGTCCGCACGACCCTGGAGTCCTGA